One window of Mucilaginibacter inviolabilis genomic DNA carries:
- a CDS encoding DUF4136 domain-containing protein: MKKTIYTGLVLLLVSALSACSSYNYYTAARNKTDLSSYRTFAWVAPETSNKAGGVIKKEIADERVKDATISALQTKGLRLQENNPDLLVSYSTITGRGVKTEFYPAYYGGWGWGGWGGWGWGWGWRSRGFYGYYGGWGGWGYPYGYGGTYARVPYKEGTLIIDLIDRNTGRIVWRGFGVGELHNPQRTLDELPKVVDGVLKQLQVNQISPSQMRKV, encoded by the coding sequence ATGAAAAAAACTATCTATACAGGGCTGGTATTATTGCTGGTTTCGGCCCTGTCTGCTTGCAGCAGTTACAATTACTACACAGCAGCCCGTAACAAAACTGATCTCTCATCTTACCGAACATTTGCCTGGGTAGCGCCCGAAACAAGCAACAAGGCTGGTGGCGTGATTAAAAAAGAGATCGCTGACGAAAGAGTGAAAGATGCCACTATCTCGGCACTACAAACCAAAGGCTTAAGATTACAGGAAAACAATCCCGATTTGCTTGTAAGTTATTCTACCATAACCGGCAGAGGGGTAAAGACTGAATTTTATCCGGCATACTACGGCGGTTGGGGTTGGGGCGGCTGGGGTGGCTGGGGCTGGGGTTGGGGCTGGCGGTCCCGCGGCTTTTACGGCTACTATGGTGGCTGGGGCGGCTGGGGTTACCCATACGGTTACGGCGGCACCTATGCTCGTGTACCTTATAAAGAAGGTACTCTTATCATCGACTTGATTGACCGTAATACCGGTCGTATAGTATGGAGAGGTTTTGGCGTTGGCGAATTGCATAACCCGCAAAGAACACTTGACGAATTACCAAAAGTGGTTGACGGCGTATTGAAACAATTACAAGTAAACCAGATCAGCCCATCGCAAATGCGAAAAGTATAA
- a CDS encoding Maf family protein — MENINMPIESSPFRGLGGSSIPKIILASKSPRRQDLLRLMDMEFEVVLKDVDESYPEGLTPQEVAVYIARKKAEAFDGTITDEVVLTADTIVCVDGLILGKPETPAHAVEMLKMLSGKVHQVITGVCLLYKGHYNNFFDVSEVFFRKLSNQEIESYVTQYNPLDKAGSYGIQERIGLIGIERINGSYTNVVGLPTEKLYAQLVNLNK, encoded by the coding sequence ATGGAAAATATAAATATGCCAATCGAAAGCTCCCCCTTCAGGGGGCTGGGGGGCTCATCTATTCCCAAGATCATTCTGGCATCAAAATCACCGCGCAGGCAGGATCTGCTCAGGTTGATGGATATGGAGTTTGAGGTTGTTTTAAAGGATGTGGACGAATCATATCCTGAAGGACTAACTCCACAGGAGGTTGCAGTTTACATCGCCCGTAAAAAAGCCGAAGCTTTTGATGGTACCATAACCGATGAAGTGGTACTTACTGCAGATACCATTGTTTGTGTAGATGGTCTGATATTAGGCAAGCCAGAAACTCCGGCACATGCTGTTGAGATGCTCAAAATGCTATCGGGCAAAGTACACCAGGTAATTACCGGGGTTTGTTTGCTGTATAAAGGACATTATAATAATTTCTTTGATGTTTCCGAAGTGTTTTTTCGCAAACTAAGCAACCAGGAGATAGAAAGTTACGTAACTCAGTATAACCCGCTTGATAAAGCCGGGTCATATGGCATACAGGAACGTATTGGCTTAATAGGTATTGAACGCATAAATGGCTCTTATACCAACGTAGTGGGCCTGCCTACAGAAAAGTTATACGCTCAGCTAGTTAATTTAAATAAATAA
- a CDS encoding KdsC family phosphatase, with the protein MESFLQKLKDITTFIFDVDGVLTDGSVFVTDNGEQSRAFNIKDGYALQLAVKCGYNVCAISGSRSKSAIYRLNSLGIQDVYMGTHTKSQRFKIYLEEKAIIATNVLYMGDDIPDLEVMKMAGLPVCPADAVEEIKAVSTYVSPYGGGKGCARDIIEKVLKVQGKWMSEQAYSW; encoded by the coding sequence GTGGAGTCATTTTTACAAAAATTAAAAGATATTACCACGTTTATTTTTGATGTGGACGGTGTGCTTACAGACGGCTCTGTTTTTGTAACAGACAATGGCGAGCAAAGCCGGGCCTTTAACATTAAAGATGGGTATGCACTGCAACTGGCCGTTAAATGCGGGTACAATGTATGTGCTATATCGGGCAGCCGGTCAAAAAGTGCTATATACCGTTTAAACAGCCTGGGTATTCAGGATGTTTATATGGGTACGCATACCAAATCACAGCGTTTTAAAATATACCTCGAAGAAAAGGCCATCATTGCTACCAATGTTTTATACATGGGCGATGATATACCTGATCTGGAGGTGATGAAAATGGCCGGTTTACCGGTTTGTCCTGCCGATGCGGTTGAAGAAATAAAAGCGGTAAGCACTTATGTATCTCCCTATGGAGGCGGTAAAGGATGCGCCCGTGATATTATCGAAAAAGTACTTAAAGTGCAGGGTAAGTGGATGAGCGAACAGGCTTATAGCTGGTAA
- the iscX gene encoding Fe-S cluster assembly protein IscX, producing MSDNKFALPIHWNDHEDIAIELYEKFGDDFDESKIYRIRFTELLEWVLALPNFAGTKAESTEGHLEQIQSAWVYEWRDNQ from the coding sequence ATGAGCGACAATAAATTTGCCTTACCTATTCACTGGAATGATCACGAAGACATTGCTATTGAACTTTATGAAAAGTTTGGTGATGATTTTGACGAATCAAAAATATACCGCATTCGTTTTACCGAATTGCTGGAATGGGTTTTAGCGTTACCTAACTTTGCAGGCACAAAAGCCGAATCTACAGAAGGGCACCTGGAGCAAATCCAATCGGCCTGGGTTTATGAATGGCGCGATAACCAATAA
- a CDS encoding 2Fe-2S iron-sulfur cluster-binding protein, producing the protein MNVFKIKINFEEKGHEPVELPIAEGESVLDVCLENGIELQHNCGGVCGCSTCHIYVNKGMDNIQEISDKEEDFIDRAVNPRINSRLGCQCVIIDGDIEVTLPDQSQFLGH; encoded by the coding sequence ATGAACGTTTTTAAAATAAAGATAAATTTCGAGGAAAAAGGGCACGAACCGGTTGAATTGCCTATTGCCGAAGGAGAATCTGTATTAGATGTTTGCCTGGAGAACGGCATAGAACTGCAGCATAATTGCGGCGGTGTTTGCGGATGCAGTACCTGCCATATTTATGTGAATAAAGGAATGGATAATATTCAGGAAATATCAGATAAAGAGGAAGATTTTATTGACAGGGCTGTAAATCCGCGTATCAACTCCCGCCTGGGTTGCCAGTGTGTGATCATCGACGGTGATATAGAAGTAACCCTGCCAGATCAGTCACAATTCCTGGGGCACTAA